The nucleotide window GAAAGAAAAGGCCGGTTTACTTTATTCCCGTTCGTGCAACTTCTTCAGCAGCGAATACGATAACAGTAAGCCCAGTCCGGTGAACAGAAACATGAAAAATATGAAAACAAAACCTCCCAGCGTCGGAAACATCGGCAGACTGAAAAGGCCTGCTACGAATCCCAGCGGAATACTGATACACACTATTCCCAGGGTTAATATCAGTGGCTTAAAGTCGACAGTTCCTTTAAAAAAGTCTGCTGGTAGACCTTTTTCAATAATGGCCATTCTTTCCTTGTGACGAGTAGTAAAATAATAGTAGCTAATACCAAAAATCGCCAGTGACAGGGCTATGAAAAATGCGGCAGATGTGGTTTGCATAGTGCGTGATATTTGTTAATCGAATGTAAGACTCGCTCAAAAGAAAAGTGGTCACATTTTGTGACCTGTTTCTGAAAAAATAGTCTAAGTTAGAACTATCAGCCAAGCAAAGCCCAACAGAGCATGTTATTTGACCGCAAACACAAGGAGGAAGACTATTATTTACAA belongs to Chitinophaga sp. HK235 and includes:
- a CDS encoding DUF6249 domain-containing protein; the encoded protein is MQTTSAAFFIALSLAIFGISYYYFTTRHKERMAIIEKGLPADFFKGTVDFKPLILTLGIVCISIPLGFVAGLFSLPMFPTLGGFVFIFFMFLFTGLGLLLSYSLLKKLHERE